One Aminivibrio pyruvatiphilus genomic window carries:
- a CDS encoding TRAP transporter substrate-binding protein gives MKKTLALVLTFVFLLAGAHGALAQDVKWRLVTHAMPGTEQQRIAEVFCETVKTLSGGKFVIEPYAAGVLFPVFESFDGVANGVVDAAMVYSAYWTGKDPLFTLTTQPGSPLGTFAEGAYLVEKLEPWFEKLYAKHRIKYLGHAMTSPINEQLMSVTPINTIEDVKGKKIRSSGFGALFYRALGGTTVSLSAPEIYTAFQTKNIDAAEWTFWDENMRMGFHEVATYVVDPAFQNGTCEYFPLVVNPDRWNALSQEYKDIVITARDRIRYLSAMVYVHEIKAREKWKEMPNITVVRWSAEDEAKARSVGHKLVVDECNKTPEGKDFLEIYRTVLWDLGYKDEAKELGYSK, from the coding sequence ATGAAAAAGACCCTTGCACTTGTACTGACATTTGTGTTTCTTCTCGCGGGAGCCCACGGGGCCCTTGCCCAGGACGTGAAGTGGCGCCTGGTGACCCACGCCATGCCCGGAACGGAGCAGCAGCGGATCGCCGAAGTTTTCTGCGAGACGGTGAAGACCCTGTCCGGCGGAAAGTTCGTCATCGAGCCCTATGCGGCCGGCGTGCTCTTCCCCGTGTTCGAGTCCTTCGACGGCGTGGCCAACGGAGTGGTGGATGCCGCCATGGTCTACAGCGCCTACTGGACGGGCAAGGATCCTCTCTTCACCCTCACCACCCAGCCCGGTTCCCCTCTCGGCACCTTTGCCGAGGGCGCCTACCTGGTGGAGAAGCTCGAGCCCTGGTTCGAGAAGCTCTATGCCAAGCACCGCATCAAGTATCTCGGCCACGCCATGACCAGCCCCATCAACGAGCAGCTCATGTCCGTCACGCCCATCAACACCATTGAGGACGTGAAGGGAAAGAAGATCCGTTCCTCCGGCTTCGGCGCCCTCTTCTACAGGGCCCTCGGCGGCACCACGGTCTCCCTCTCCGCCCCCGAGATCTACACCGCCTTCCAGACGAAGAACATCGACGCCGCCGAATGGACCTTCTGGGACGAGAACATGCGCATGGGCTTCCACGAAGTGGCAACCTACGTGGTGGACCCCGCCTTCCAGAACGGCACCTGCGAGTACTTCCCCCTGGTGGTGAACCCCGACAGGTGGAATGCCCTTTCCCAGGAATACAAGGACATCGTCATCACGGCCCGCGACCGCATCCGCTACCTTTCCGCCATGGTCTACGTCCATGAGATCAAGGCCCGGGAAAAGTGGAAGGAGATGCCCAACATCACCGTCGTCCGCTGGAGCGCCGAGGACGAGGCCAAGGCCCGGAGCGTGGGACACAAGCTCGTGGTCGACGAATGCAACAAGACCCCCGAGGGCAAGGATTTCCTCGAGATCTACCGCACGGTCCT